Sequence from the Tripterygium wilfordii isolate XIE 37 chromosome 10, ASM1340144v1, whole genome shotgun sequence genome:
TGGATTTGAGAGGTTTTGAATTCGATTTTCATTGTAGTCAGGTGAAAATTTTATATGCGCATGAGTCTGATGACTCAAATTTATGTCTATATCAGACGTCCAAAGTACAAACTCTTACATGTTAAGAGTTACTCTTGTGAAATTCGGTCTTGCTGAGGATGTTATTTCATGAATCTATAGCCCAAGTTGTGCAACCCCACATCTGTTAGTGCCCAACTGCTCCCTTCACATCACTTAAATGATAAAAATGTTCTTACTTCCTGCTACATTTTCACTCTCTAATTCAATAATATGAGTCCTTTTTGTTGTAGTCTTCTGTACATTAGACTAAACAAGAACACTCTGATTTCTATGTGATAAGCACAATCTTGGAGTAACTATTAACCTATAATATTTGTTAAAGAAAATCAAAGGTTTCACCTTAACAGGGTGCTCGCAATCAATCCCCAATCGTAAGTTTTTGGTATCAAAGCAATAGCTCATTTGGTTACATCTTTGAACTTAAGGTAAATAACGTTAAGCTTGGGAGTTCAAATCAATTGGGAGTATTTCCATAGAGTTCTCCTTGTTCCCTAGGCCTGTCCACTTCCGATGAGGGATTAGGAACCTCATTTCTCACGCATGGATTTCAACCAATTTTACCTGTCATCAGTGTGATACGGACTATTCCGACAACTCAATATTTATGTCCACTCAACTATCCGAAGTACACATGGGACTGGATGGTTCCTCAGTCACAAAAAAAAGTGTTGGTTGAAGagttaaactcaaaattttggTCCAACTAAACCATGGTAGGTATTTATGGACAATCTTGACATTTCACCGTCCAAAAGGGAGAGTAAGAGTGGAGGGCCGTCTCTCTTCATCGGATCCAAAAATCCTGTAAAGGACCTAAAATCCTAATGGTCCTTCTTCTTGTTACCTAATGGGGTGGCCAGCCGACCGTTGGGCCCTTTTGTGGGACCGTATCTTGGGCCCATCAACTACTTTCTCCCCAGGGCCCCACTCTCCATATTGGACCCTTTATATATACCGATTCCACAAGAAATATTAAACAAAGCTaaatcaaattatatattaaaacaGATTAGTTGTGGATTATTATAGAATTAACTCCAGCAAATTATTTAAGAACATTGAAATGAcataaaatttgaatttggTCGGGCCAGGTTTGGAGCTGTCACATATTAATTCCGCCTACTAAATTTTACGCAGACAATGAAGCAAATTAATGGacttataaacatatatacacacggAAGTTCTCACACGCGGGATCCCATAAATTTTTTAAAGTACGAGATTTATTTTCTACCGACGATTACCAACATTTGGGCCCAACACTTTGACTTAATGAATGATTGAAAATGGATCTCGCACTTTAAAAAATTTATGGGATCCGGTATATGAGAACTCCCATAACATAAAGTTACGTTATAATGATTCTTCAGTGTCAGTGATATTTATAATCTTGAAAGTTTGTACGTATTAAGGCATGCAGAGATTGCAGGGTAAGTCATCCCGACAAGTTAAAGCCGGCATATCTGAAACTCATGACTCCCCTTTGCTCAGTTTTCTGTGATGAATTGTAACATTCACGATTTCCACAGTTGTAGGTTAATTGGCTGCATCGATCGACATCTCTCTGGATTCTGGCCATTGAAGTCACACTCAGCTTTCCCAAGTcttattagatatatatatatatatatgtatgtacgaCCACATCTTTGTGGGGTCTTTGTGTCgctaaattaattaatgaatcaAGAATGGTCAACCCTACAAGCCACAATGCAGGCATATCCAGTCATTACTTGGTCCAAGTGTTTCCACTCCAAaagattgatttttaatgtagGAGATTCCGGTAAAATGGAACTTATTATACACACAtacgcacacacatatatatatacacaaacgtatgtatgtatgaataTTAGGGACGACCTTTTATATGCCCAAAATGAATTGTGATTGCACATGAATTGTTTTATATTCTTGCTTTTGAATGTTATTACTTATGGCTATActatgaaattttattttatttttcttaatttagaGAAGTTGTTCGtgtgtataattttttttaaaggaaggAGGACATATTATTAAGAATCATTTGACAAAGAATATATCAATACAATTTCCTGAAGCTAATAAGGCTCATGTGACGCAATCCATACCCCCGAAGTAGAACAAATTTTGTAATATAATGGGCAACATTAGAAGTCCTAGGGCAATATAGAAACCCGAGATTATATAACACCCCTCGTGAATTCTTAATTTATGAAATCACATTGTCATCCTCATTCACATGGAGATCTGCAGACTAAATCTTCTTCACTACCCCTTCGAATCGTTAATGATCAATACATTTATTATACTGAAAGATGTAGCTAGATTGATATCTTCTCTGATGGCGTAAAATTTTGCGCTCTCAACTGAATGCAATAGACTCACTGGGAACGTTGCAGCAACCACTAGTTTGTCACAGCAATCTCACACCATACATCCAACCGCAAACCAAGCATTAGCATTACATCGGGCGCATCAACATTGATAAAGAAAAACCTTATTAGGTCGAGGAAGGAAGCCAACATGAAGAAGGCCTAGGCGCACTCTGCTCTCCACAAATTCGCCGCCAACTGATGAAATCCTCAAGGACGTGAGGAATATAAATTGGATAAgagcatgtgtgtgtatatatatatatataattttcgaGTACATAGGCTATATGTATAAAATTTTGCactttatatgtttttttttatattacaataattataataattgtaTTCTATACATTTGAAAAAGGTAGGTCTAGTAATTAGTTTGAAGGCACAAATGGTAGCTTTTTGGTCTGCTTAATGTCTAGTATTAGGTGCTTAACAGACGAGTTATGTGGATAGAACCTGATAGTGCGATTAGCTTGACAATCACAATTTGTAGTTGGTAAAAAAAGATTAGGGcccacactttcttttttgataactgAACACGACGTGAACATCCAATATAAGTTTAAATTTAAGACTTTATACTTGCACGCACAAAAATTTTTTATATAACGATATGATAAGTTGACCAAAGCACAGAGCGTGGCACAAAGTGCCCCATTATTCCATGACACAACACACACTCAGTCTTTCCTTCTCAGTTTGTCAAAGGTTGGCGTGAGACGCATGGTTAGGCAATATGAGTGTGACACGACGTGCACATTATTAATTTTACCTTTACCTTATTATTTGATTGTAAATCTAATTAATAAAAACATGATTTGGTTATGGTTTTCTGCTACAATTATTGACAAGTAGTCAATCAAATCATCATTCACTCCCTCTTTTTTCCCCTTGATGTCTTCCCTTGACTTGAATAAattcacactttttttttaactatttaatgttaatttcatttaataaaGAAACTTTAGTTGAGATGGTGAAATTGACGATGATAACTCCTTAAAAATGTAGGAGGTCCCTGATTTAATGCTGCCCAATTGTCCGATTGACATATTGAGCTGGGGAattctcgattaccaaaaaaaaaagttgaaattcATTTTCTAATTTAGTTCCTAATGGAGGTGCTGCTCTTGTCACCTGCAAACGGATTATATGATTGTTGATTAGGGCTTTTCAATGATACAAGGGTGATTGCCTACTCTCGTTTTTTCTCCATTGAagctgcagcagcagcagccttTATAACAAGAATATATGACTCtcttaagtaaaaaaaaaaaaaaaaaacactagtaGTAGCTTAGTTCTTTAATGGTGTGTGGGTTCATATCAACTTTATTAAAGGaggagataaatatatatatatatatatatatatgaaggcaGGCAGATATACTATGGTCGATTGAGATAAACTTtgaataagaagaagatgatgaggaggaggatgagATTGATCAAGTAGATGTGTCATGATaacttttcttttgcttttggagTTTTTGATAAGTTTTCAATCATTATACATGATTCATGAATAACACAACTACTTGCTGATTTGGCCGTTAATTCCCAAAAATAAACCTATATATATGCAACTTTGAACAAGAGTCTTAAAGAGAGCTCTTACCACTTTAATTTTTAAGAGTCCTATGTCTCAAGAAGTCCATTTGGGAGGCTGCTTATTCTCTAAAGATGGAAATGATAAGATTGACACATACATATCACTAACCTTTATTTTTGCCCCTCAATTGAGagtcatcaatttttttgaccAAAAGCTTTATAATTGTCTGACGCGTGGGGGATGGGTAACTCGGGTATCTGGAGTTTACCATGTAAGACGAGGTCCAATGTAGTCTTGTTTTGGATAGCGGGTTTCtcgttatttaaaaaaaaaaaaaagagtgataaGAAGCGTGAGTTGGctttgttataatttgaagaaaggagGTAGAAGTAGAAGGAGGAGTGAAAAAGTTTGGTTCAATCCAGTAATCCATTTGAGGTATTGTCCGCACTATGGGCTCAAGGTTTTTGTGGTTTTATCCTTTTAAAAGACGTCTCAAGTTATAAGGAGATAGACCATGCTTATAAACTACATAGTTTGCTTCTAATAAATCGATGAGGGACATTTAACAGGCTTAATTGGGACCTACTCCTTATAATTTTTACAGCATACAACGTTGGATTCCCTCCTCCCTCAAAAAAATGATAGCGTAATGCCACCacttatgaaagaaaaataacttGAGAGTGATTGCACCGGTAGGATTATAGGACCACTTCCACCTTGTCATTTGAACATAGGCCTCAATTTCCTATCCAAATTTTCTGACTCTTGCTTCTCTGGccagaaaaaaagagaaacctTTTCTTATCCCATAAATTAAGATTAGGAGAATACTCAGTGGTCCTGCCTAGAATGTTAATCCAAAAGGAATGAGCTGAAATAAATTTGGATACCCGTGAGATCACCGAGCGTGAATAGTCCAAATCAACACTACTTTGTGAGGTATTGTCCGCTTCAAGTTTAGgtatgcaatttaaaatgtgTCTCAAGTGTTTGGAGTTGAATTAAGGTTTATTTTTGTGGGACTTTTATAAGCATTTACAGATTACATGAAGCAGTATTACTTTGAGaaattatgataaaaaaaaagcagTGTCAGATAGATAATGAGGGTACAAACTACAAACACTAATTTTCACTTGGGAATTTGATCGAACAGGTGGGGAGCAATGGTTCTGTGGCTTAGCCATTTTGGCAGGGAACATTTATGCAGCTGAAACCATACAAAACTAAGCCACCAATGCAAAAAACAAGTTGTCTAAATCAAGCATCACATGTACCACagcaagaagaggaagaaacaaACATATGTTAGAACAATGGCACAAAAGAGTGCCAGAACGAAATTGGGCTCCATGTGACAGAAAATGTTAGGTCTTGTTTCCTAAAAATGttgatttaacttttttttatggACCAGAAGTTGTAAAATGACAAGACTATGTATAAGAACAGACACAACTAAGTTACAACCTGACATTATTTCCCCACAAATCTTCACCCACAAGACAGATTTTGGTAACCTGTGTAGTTGTCCCATCAAAGTTGTAAAATCAAGCAtctttaatttttgttgttAGTTGTTAAAATGTTTTGCAAGAGCCGATAGCCCAGTTGTGAAGGGAAAATTTTTAACATATAACATATCTAGCTGTTCTCCGGACAATTTGTTACTAAATCTCGGACCACATGGTCGAGATTCAGTGCAGAAAGATAACGAAGGAAGGATGGTATTAATTCGTATACGCTGAGCTGAATAAGGATCCATCTCGCAAATTGTAATAATGAAAACAaccatgagacttgaactcacgacctcctGCTTGTGTTAAAAGTTACCACAGTCAAGTTTATCACCTAAGTCAATAACCCGTTGTTTATTAAGGAAACATGTAAACACTCAAATTGCACTCGTGTGGTCTTTGATAAACGAAATCCAAAAATACCAAGGATGTCGGTGTTTTTTGACCTAggtatctcaaatgttgagattgaCGCATGTGATTTTATATGAATCATGTGAGGTATGTGggatttataattttacatAAATCATGTGCGTCAATCTTCACATTTGCGACGGCCGGGAAAAAATAGCATTCCTAAattgctaaacaaaatcaaatgtttGTTCCAGAATTCACATGTTGACTAATAGTTATCCGCCGCGCGTAATTCCTAACAAACTTCTCCCAAGTATCTTTGCTTCCCCTATTCCTGTGGGCTTTGATCAGTTGATTCTTATGGGCCTTGGGGAAGTCGGCACCTAGGCCTGTCCAGACTCCATTGTATAATGAGGCCGGAGTATGAATATTCAGTTTTTGCTCGACAGCCAGGATTAGCGTCCCTTCAACCTCGCTGGACTTTAATGGGCTACAGAAGAAAAATATCTAGGCCCAGTAGTTTGTGGATTTTAGACCTTTCTTCAGTCCGTTTCGATTAGTGGGCTTCAACGGGGCTTTTTGaatctccttctccttcacaaTCAAAAATTCAGATCAGCCGCAGAGCTGCGCGAGCGTGCCTCGACTGTTTCTGCGATTGTTGAAGCGAAGTTTGGGAGAGTTCTATCTACATATTATCATCATAATGGTTTATGTAACATCGTGGGAGGAGTTTGTGGAGAGATCGGTAGAGTTGTTCCGTTCCGATCCGGAATCcgtaagtcttttttttttttccttctgattatgtcttgcttttatttgatttcCCCTTCCTTTCTGTTTGATTGAAAAGTAATAGAAATTTAGGAGCAAGTTTGGAGTTTTGATTTGGGAATCAATTTAAGCTTACAGTTATCAATCTCGATTGATTTTATGTcgttaatgttcttagaatttgaACTGGGAATTTGTTTTGGTAACAATTTGTTATCGTGTTATTTGTTCTTCATATGAATTGGGGCTTGTAGACGCGGTATTCGATGAAGTACAGGCACTGCGATGGAAAGTTGATACTTAAGGTCACTGATAACCGGGAGGTATGATTCTCTgtttaattttccttttgttcttcacgtactaaatttatttttaggatatttTCCACTTTATTAGTTGATAGTTATGTATAACAGTCTATAATGCAATCAATGTGCCAAGTAACAATGCTTTGATCGTGTTTCGCTGGATTGGATTGATTTTTATCTTGAATTAAGACATTTTTGAGGTAGTAGAATGTTGTATTGTGCTCTCTGTGAATTTGTGACACCCAGAATCTCTTATGAATTCCAAATCCTTTTGCTGAAAAGCTAAACCGTGCAATTCGAGTACCAAAACCAGTGCCACCAAAATGAACATCTCTTGTTATTCTTTTGAATTGGAATGATAACTTGCTGGTGAAATTGCAATGAGTTTGAAGTGGTTATGGATCTGTCTATTTTAGTATTTTGTTTGCTGAGGGTGAGTTGTTGTTGATAGTTTAGAATACTTGGGAGAATCCCTTTGATGAATTCTCGCTAATCTCTTGTGGATTTGTGTAGTCAACCGCAACatattgtttgggataaaaTGCGTTCATCTCAGTGATGAGGTATAGATACATATGAAAAAATTGAAGTAATATTTGTCTTTTATTATCTAGTATAATATCAGACCGATTTTTTTGATCCTCTTTTGTTTTCTATGCGAACAATTGTCCCACAAGGCTAATCCGGCTGACGAGTTAGTGCTTCAGTTGGCTATCCTTTGGAATTTACCTGAGCAAAAGTTATGTATATTGTTGGCACATCTCAAAACTCATTCTGACCTTTGATTTGTAATCTTTTTGGGATATATGGAAAAGTTTCCTTTTGTTCAACTTCAGCTCATACCTTGAGTTTGTGATTTTAGGTctcttcaaatttaatttgttagttAGTCGTTTGAATGATTTCCTTTCGTTGTTGGTTGTAATGCTTTAATTGGAAATTTTCCAAAATAATAGAGAAAAAGATGAACCTATTAGTCTATTGCCACGGCGAGGGATGGGgagtattaattttttattttttattttttgccttACAAACTTTCTCATGGACATgagaatttgattttattaagcttttgggataaaggACTGATAATTTCAGTTTAAAACTCACACATCCTTTGCTCTACTTAAGCTTATGCCGCGGAAGATTAAACATGATTGCTCGTATTGTAAGTGCATACCGTAGCTTCTCATATGTTTATTTACTGTATGTGTGCATAATGGACCCCTACATACATATGGGGGTTCCTCTATTGCTGAATAGTTAGTACAAAATGGTTTTGTTTGGGTGTTTTTGCTTCATCCAACCAATGAAATTGAAAGTTGTAGGATTTCACCTTATATTGGattattttgcttttcttttcagtgTCTCAAGTTTAAATCAGACCAGGCACAAGATGCCAAAAAGATGGAAAAGCtaaacaacattttctttgccTTGATGGCTCGTGGCCCTGATGGTATTGTCTATCTCCTAAGCCTTTTTATGTTCGTGTGAAATATTATGCATGTCCAGTGGAAATACAGTATTTTGTCGTCTGGAAGTAAAGTAGCTTGAGGCACTGGTTTGTCCTGTGAGTGGAATTATGGAATAGTCACCAGACGCCTATGGAATTTGAGTTCATGATTTTATGATATCCAGTTATCAACCAATTACTTGATTGCTAGTGGATGCCAGCTATAGTAACATAACTtcttttagtgttcctagctaGTCAAATGCGTcgatattttcttatttttattgccTTTCTGGTTATGCAGCGGATATTTCAGAGGTTACCGGGAAAGAACAGGCAGAAGTGCAGCAAGCAAAGAGAGGAAGGGGGAGGAAACAATGAAGTTAGTTTTAGACTAGAGAATGAAACCATTAAAAAAACTAGTACAAATGGAAATTTTCTGCAGGGAATTGCattcttttctttgttctttcttgGTTCCCAGCAACCATTTGTATGGAGAGTGGCTTCAGTTATGCTTTTTCAATGTGATGTTTTCAGAAAAAGATTACTGATCTAGTTTTTGGACCTCAACTATGTTTGTCCAGAAGTTCTTTCGTTTTCTCACTCTTGGATTAATTCATTTATATTGGGCCCACAAAAAATGCATTTATGCATATGAATGCAGTAATTTGTCATTATTGGGCCGAGTACGAGATTAACGTTGGGCTGTTGTAGATTGGATCCCATATTACATGATAAGCGCTGGGAACGTGAGTTCTCCCTTCCCACGTATCGGACAATTACATAACACATTTGAACCAACTATATAACTTGTCAAATTAGGTTATAGGTATTAATCTTTGGATACTTTTAAGGATAAACTCATCCAAAATGCGATAACATTGGACTCCATGTTAAGCTCTAGGGAACGTGAGTCCTCTTGTCTCATACGTACTAGACAATTACAAGACCATTCATCCATGGGTCACTCCAACTCCAAAAAAGTTTGCTGGATATGCCAATTGAATCGAGGGTATTAATCTACACGTGAATCGAGGgtaataattctttttttttttctctcttttctcttcttggCTTCTAAGTTCCCTTATTAAAAAGGAAAACTAGCGAAAGGCTCTAAGGACTACGGTGAAAAGCTAGCACATGAGTTGTCCATGGAAAGCTAAAGCCTAATATGgaaccatatatacatacatacatacatacatacatacatacatatatatatatatatggaaccatatatacatacatacatacatacatacatacatatatatgtatgtatgtatgtatctctTTGTTAACAAAAAGTATCTCCACAACTCACCATACTTTGAGCACGTGCCACCTTTACAAAGCTCAAATAATTAATTGGAATTCTTATTTGTTACTACCTGAATTAATAAATATGGAAGCAAACGAATGAATAAAGATAAGCATATGAATATGATGTCCAAgatacataaataaaataaaaataatactatTATTGTCATAATCATTGTCCAAgtatttatcccaaaaatttaaaatttgctcaaaaatttaagatttgctacatgagtttatgaatTTATTCGTGTTctc
This genomic interval carries:
- the LOC120007089 gene encoding signal recognition particle 9 kDa protein yields the protein MVYVTSWEEFVERSVELFRSDPESTRYSMKYRHCDGKLILKVTDNRECLKFKSDQAQDAKKMEKLNNIFFALMARGPDADISEVTGKEQAEVQQAKRGRGRKQ